The Leptodactylus fuscus isolate aLepFus1 chromosome 1, aLepFus1.hap2, whole genome shotgun sequence nucleotide sequence CCCCTCGTTTTCCTGTGCCTCATTATTTCATATTTGTAATTGAGCACAGATTTTCATTTGTTagaatttgttttttttcacaatttagaTGGATGTTTATGTCAATATTAGtactctgtgttttgtttttttccttttgggTGTGTGCCTTTACATGTAATGTTGCACTTGCTGGGGAGACATTTAGCTTAGTAAATATAAAGCCCAGACTTACTAATAGTTAGCCCGTGTAAACTTGCATTTGACATGCATCCATCGCATTTCTCACAGTGGcttgtctagtctaaatttataccaccttttagatgGCTTACTTTGAACCAGAATTTTACTACACCATTTTGGTGCATTTAAGCTACGCCCACATATCTAGAAAGTCATAAACACTTTTGCCTTAATTAAAAGCACCAAAAACACTCCACACTTTTACACAGGTGTCTAGTCGTAACCAcagtagtaaatctgggccaatgtttTTACATCAGACCTGTACATCAAGTTTTAGGGATGTATCTATTGACATCCAAAATGTGAACGCTACTACATGCTATAATACAGACTGTGACAGTGATTGTATAGGCAGATTGTATCTATATATAAACTGCAAATTGCTGTTCAGCCCTGGACTTGCACATTAAAACTGTTGTGTGTTTCCACAAAATGACATTGGACTAAGCAGAGCTAGCACAGCTTATGAGTTATTCTGAATTCCATCATCACAGCACAGCTCAGCCGCGTACAGAAGCAAACATCAGTCATTACTCTCTGTACAATGCTCATGTGTTGATCTTAGAATTCAAAAAgtcaatttttcatcttcactaaGTTTCAAGCACTGATCTGAGCGATTGTATACAAGCTCTCACAAAACCCTTCACTATGTGCAAATATTTAATGAGAGGATAGGGAAGAAGCTATGCTAACATAAAATTAATCCCACATCGCCTGTTGCCCCATCATAGCCCTCTGCAAGTGGCAACAGCAGCATTTCATCCTCTTCTTCAGCTGCTTCCAGTCCCACAAGATGATCCCCAAACTCATCGCCTCTCCTATTTGAAAGATCCTCTGCACCAAGGGGATGCAAGTCCCTTTCCCGAACCACTTGCATCATCCCTATCATAAGTCCACTCCTATCCTCCACTATAGAGGAGTGCTGGGAAGAACCTGAAGGCTCAGTCAAGGAAAAGGAGTAACCAGAAGAGTCTAAAGGAGTCTTCACTGGGAGTAGTGGAGCAGAAGTATGATCATTGCTTTCTGGTGTCAGCTGCGATGGACCAGTGCTTGGGTTCTGAGGTGTTTCAGTTTGTGTCCCCTGTGTTCGGGGAGGAAGTAGACCCCATCTGCGAAGTCTTCTGAGAAAACGCCTAACAGGGCGTGGCGGGCGGCGCCTAGGAGGTAGTTCATTTAGGCCACCAGCAGGGACAGGTGGTGTCTGATGTAGAAACTGTAGTAGACTGCGAAGGTTTCCCATGAATGAGCCCTATAATAAAAAAGGAACAAACTAATTATTACATCTTTTAGTGTCTTTTATATGAGAAGgaaatgtatgtaatgtatggcgGCTAACAAGGAAGTATATTTAAAAACAGCCATTATGGttccttattaaaaaaaaaaaagttcactagAACAGATGAAAAGGGTGGTTTTACACACACAGTGCTTGTGGCAGGTCCTTAATACAGTCTTTTCGGACAAAACCGGAAGTGGATTCAAAAGCAATGAGAAATAAGTCTTTGGCttgaaaaaacaaacagaaaaaaaccccacaacCATAAACAATAGTGACACTTTCCCCCAAAAAATGCTACTTGTGAAACCAATCCTTCATAAAAGGATCATGTAAATATATGGCAGCTTGCAGGGGGACATATTTACTGTCTCCTTTCTACAGTGATCATAGGGTTCCTGCTTCAGTCGGGGTATAGGTATGGATGTAAATAGCAGCCTCTGGTCTGGATGTTCTTATCAGaacctgatagattcaggtctCCATAAAGGACACCCAGACCAGAATAGTCTAATAGAAACTCCTCTGCTGCACAAACCGAGCCCCAAAGCACAGGAGGGTTAATGGATGACAGTGAATTGAGAGTGGGATCAGTACAAAAGTAAGAAGTGGCTAATAGATAGGTGGTTTTTTCCTGTTAGCAATTCAATTGTGAGACAGTTGACAGCTTTATATAAGGGTATTTGGCAGACACTACATCGGGTTAAATACAGTACATCACTATCAGAGATGCTTAGTGCTTTCTGGTGGATATTCTTATGTAAAGCACTGGCTGGTTTATCGGTGTCACCATTAGTAGTTTATATTGCAGACTTATTCAAAACCTATAGTCGCAGTATTCACCGAGAGGTATAGAACACATTTATTCACATGAAATGACATACTACCTACCCAAGCTTTACCTACACACTACAAATAGTCAATAGGTCGCTATAGGCCAGTTGTGGTTTGATTTCTGGCCATTTACCACTTATCCACTACAGACCGCTGCTTTGCTGTTGAGCCACTCCTTTTAGATCGCCCGGTATATGCCCAGAAATGTCACTGCATAGTAATCTTTACTTTGGGTGGGCTTTGTTCAAAATAGTATCAtgcattatttttactttttaaacaGTGAAATATGCCATGTTATGGGCACTTTGggggtccaaaaaaaaaacaaaaaaccacaagACCATATGACTAAAGAGAATAAAGAAAATAAGAACACCTTGCTGCATAAATTAGCATTGTATCTAAAAGCCACAGAAGAAGTACCAATCCATGGCTAGTAATAAAATACCGCCAAGATCAGTAGCTAGTAAACGAATTGCAGTTACagttgcagccaccactagatggagcaCAGATGATTCATTTTGATAGACAGAACATGTTCCAGGAAACACAGCTTCTCTCTTCCATTACAGGTATAATTGCCAGTTATTAAAATGATTGGTAGTGTCAGTGTGGGACACTCTCTGAGAATGACTGTGTGTGCGTGCTCGTCTTTCTTTTTatcctcctctgtgtgtgtgtttctATTCTGAACCACTCTCGTAGGTGTTCATATTTATGCATTTTCCGCCTCTATCAAGTGAGCAATCTCTTTGTGCTCCATCCTCCTGTTTTTTCCTGTCCATGGCACCCAGCCCACTCTACATTTATTTGTGAATTTGGAAAGGTCTTAAGTCTGTATTTGATCCCTGGCATGGATAGCCAACACCTTCCTTACAAATGGTTCAAGGTGGGACATAGAGAAATGAGAGGAGGCTATGGTAGAAAGATGTATGTCTTTCTTTTGGGGAACTGTACAATCAGCATTGGGAGCTCAAAAATTATGCTGAGAAGTACATAAGTACATAAGCATTGCTTACTGGCCATAGGTAATTATTACAGATTAGAAATGCAGATCACTAATGGTAAGAATATATAcactacttaccgtatatactcaagtataagccaagtttttcagcagtttttgtgctgaaaaagtccgcctcagcttatactcaggtcattacggtaattcagcaatatcatagttacagacccggcatacagacaccggggcgagtgccgggccgcagcctCACCACGCTCCTGGTAGTAGTGTGgagatgctgttcatttcaaactgcagaagtacttacagtacttctgctagcaggcccggagcACAgagttccaagtgtgtgtgtgtgtgggggggggggggggggggggggggggggaaacctccagtcctcaagctcagggaaggggcagacagacaactaaaacatcccctccccttccccagcacctactgcacccaaaaactccaaccattttaattttttaaattttccagtagctgctgcattcccccctcgacttatactcgagtcaataagttttcccagtttttttttttaggtaaaattgggggcctcggcttatatgcaggttagcttatactcgagtatatacagtaatacgtAATCTTAACTAATGCAAAATTATTGTTTTACAAAATAATAGTCATTTGAGGTTTCTATGGCCCTTcagtatttctgctgcagattcacACTATTTTCTCAAGGATGTGGTTGCAAGACCAATTTTGGCTGGAGTTGGAAAAAAGACTCAaggttcaaaataaaatgattatttttaattattattatacagttattaatattgtataattaattagctacataatttgctgcatatttttccttcataggaattcaataacTAGTTTAATAAATCAGAGGATCCTTACTTCttctgaggcccagttcacatctgcgtttgggtttccgtttgggaagttcacttggggaccccctgaatggaaacctatttgCGTAAaaaccatacaatataatggggtctgtgtagtttatacatgaaaaatgcggagagaaaagtgcaggacttttctttctgcatatttcatgtggataggggaacagaatggcccaaacgtagatgtgaactgggccggaGTGACCATGGCCATTTGTGAAAGAGCTGGAATCAGGATGTGTGAAATTAAAGGAGTCGGTGGTTTGATCTGTAGACTCCATAGCCCTGCCTCCCCATGTCATAAGTTTCAACTGTTTCAATCTCTGTCTCTTAGATACAAGCCTATCATTCACAACACATAGAAGTACTGACATTTACTGATGTAAATAAAGTAATTAGAAGTTTTCATGGCCCATTTCGTTTTTTTCGCTCTCTGCTTGGTTCTCCCTCAGATCccacttcctcttctccttcTACACAAACTTCTATACATCAGAGTAATTTGatacatgtgacctgcagtcAATCTCAAGATACAACAGAGGCTTGAGAGTGAAAATCATTTTAGAATGCAGGGATAAAAAGAGAACTTTTCTTGTATTCGCCTGTActactgatttatgcaaagttggttaagggctagttctcacggggacatggaggaggattttgacagcggaatccacgtcataatcctcctccatacaatgttagtctatgtagactgctagcttttttttttgtttctgctagcagagaaaaagaagcgacatgacctttcttcaggcgttttccgcctgaagaaagcaatagaagtgaatgggaggcgaaaatcGCGCGTTTTTTTCAGCACTTTttttgcaaacaataagctacgcttttttgtaaaaaaaacgcAAGGAAAAAAACGCGACAtggtttttttcagcccattcactttacaggaggggaaaacagcctggcttttttttaaagctgtttttacaaaaaataaaagctccaaaaaaagcttaatTAGGAaggtttttttccggtgccaaaataactAACCCTAAGACAACAGACACTATTTTTTAAGACATGAAGACACCATGCAGAACATGCAAATGTGACATATACACTCACATCACTTGGGCTCTCAGTGGGAAAGTCATCGACAGGTGGTATAGCTCCTTGAGCTATTAACTGTCCATAGGATGGTGGTGCTTGCTGCTGGATCAACTCTGCATCAATCCGAGATAATGGTGCAAAGATGctgaataaaaaagaaaagaatagaTGCAGTTAGGTTGGCTGTGTAGGCTTTATTTTACCATTATCCATAATATTCTTACGTTGCTATTGATGCTCACCTATACTCGCGTGCTCGTGAAGTATAGAGTCGACATGTACATCCTAATGCTACGACAAGTAAAGTAGCACAGATCAAGCTTCCGATCACAGCAGCAGCAATCACTTTACGGGGGAGTGTGTAGCCACAGTTCTTTTCATCACTTCCATCTCGACAATCTGCTTGACCATCACATACCCATGCTTCATACACACACCGTTCCAAATCGCAGTGGAAGCCACCAGGCTGACATCCACGACAGCCACTTTCATCTGCACCATCTTGGCAAGAAGTTTGGTAATTACACCTTTCAGTAATGGGGTAACAGCTATGACCTTTAGTACATGGAAAGTGCCCCTCAGGACAGTTTGTACAATTAACTTCATCTCTGCCGTTAGCACAGTCCCAGATTCCATTGCAACGCTGTGAGTCCGAAAAACAACCACCTCCTACCTCGACTCCATCATCCCATAAAAGACCTGGACTGGAACCACATGGCTGGTCCCAAGGAAGGCAGTAGCCTCGCACACGGTAAGTGGCATTAAACCCTCTGGGCCGAAATTCAGGAAACAATCCATTGTGCATGTTAAAGTCAGAAAAACGAAACCGAGAAGGTGGTGATCCCATTTGTTCTGTAAAGCGAGGGCCACGGTCATGGTTCTCATTGGTGGGAAATCTACCGCCAGAGTCATATGTTACCGAAGAATCAATATTAGTATAATGGGGAATATTTGTGTTGTATTGATATATAACAGTTACTCTGCCCCCTACAGATTCCACTGTGACAGATTTGCCATTGCTCTGATGGTAcaaggcacggagaagacgtggAAAATCTCCAATGCCATTTTCATAAACTACTAGAGCATCTAGCTCAGAAAGCTGGAGGTCTGAAAACTGCAAAGCAAGTCCACGATTATCTTCGGAGTCAATCAACCAACGGCAATATGATGGTGGAGGAGAAGGTGGAGAACCTGGATATCCAGGAGGAGAGAAGACACCATAAAAATCTTTCAATGTAAAATTGCAATAAGAGGAACATAAAATTTCATCGGTTTTATCGTCACAGTCTATAGAACCATCACAGACTGAAAACAGGGGAATACAGCCTGAGCTGCAATGAAAGAAACCTGGTAGACAGGATGATGAGTCTGTAAGataagaaagaagaaaaacaggTTACAATAAGCACTAAAATGAATCTTACCACAGctgcaacttaaaggggtattcccatgtacataatcatatctatatttgtagagaattaaaagttaaacatttttgcaaatataaatagttcaaaattttgcagagttttaaagattttctctaatcatcttagtggtgacactcTGTTGACTTGCTCTGTTGCCATTGGATATGACctcaaatgcagaaactttctatggtccggAACCCAGTCATGTCCCAACCATCTTATTGTATAGatgagttatcaggcagggacactacatgtatcagaagatatcctgaccacaataaggaaatcatggctgattttctgactgtagaaagttcctgcattcatggtcgtatccactggcaaccgatcaagatcataatttgtgaccacaagatatgcagagaaaatctgtaaaactctgcaaaatgtttcattacttatatttgcaaaaatgtttaacttttaattatctacaaatttaaaaattattatgtttgtgggaatacccctttaagaaggagTGCCTGTGTAAGAAGTCTCACAGTTAACACAAAAGTCAATATTGACACCCAACACATGACACAAGGTATTTTATAATGCCTTTTTGGGCAAATTTACAAGTACaagatttgttgcagatatttctgAGATTGTCTCTGCATCTGAATGGGAATTGCAGAGCCATGTGCttgctgctaaaaaaaaaataaaaaaaaaatatatagatgaatagaTCAGATTTTCAGACACAATAATTTATGCAACAA carries:
- the LRP10 gene encoding low-density lipoprotein receptor-related protein 10; its protein translation is MSLLLTLLLYGHLVFIKGDSFYDSSSCLPGFFHCSSGCIPLFSVCDGSIDCDDKTDEILCSSYCNFTLKDFYGVFSPPGYPGSPPSPPPSYCRWLIDSEDNRGLALQFSDLQLSELDALVVYENGIGDFPRLLRALYHQSNGKSVTVESVGGRVTVIYQYNTNIPHYTNIDSSVTYDSGGRFPTNENHDRGPRFTEQMGSPPSRFRFSDFNMHNGLFPEFRPRGFNATYRVRGYCLPWDQPCGSSPGLLWDDGVEVGGGCFSDSQRCNGIWDCANGRDEVNCTNCPEGHFPCTKGHSCYPITERCNYQTSCQDGADESGCRGCQPGGFHCDLERCVYEAWVCDGQADCRDGSDEKNCGYTLPRKVIAAAVIGSLICATLLVVALGCTCRLYTSRAREYSIFAPLSRIDAELIQQQAPPSYGQLIAQGAIPPVDDFPTESPSDGSFMGNLRSLLQFLHQTPPVPAGGLNELPPRRRPPRPVRRFLRRLRRWGLLPPRTQGTQTETPQNPSTGPSQLTPESNDHTSAPLLPVKTPLDSSGYSFSLTEPSGSSQHSSIVEDRSGLMIGMMQVVRERDLHPLGAEDLSNRRGDEFGDHLVGLEAAEEEDEMLLLPLAEGYDGATGDVGLILC